One window of Mediterraneibacter gnavus ATCC 29149 genomic DNA carries:
- a CDS encoding ATP-binding protein: MIRRIIQIDEEKCNGCGACAEACHEGAIGMVNGKATLLRDDYCDGLGDCLPTCPTGAISFVEREAAAYDEKAVQENMRKKAKSNHAAVPHTGCPGSRMQRIQHSQETTPSARVQTESQLGQWPCQIKLVPTNAPYFDGAKLLIAADCSAYAYARMHEDFMRGKITIIGCPKLDSIDYSEKLTQIIQNNNIQSVTVVRMEVPCCGGLELAAKKALQASGKFIPWQIVTISLGGKILE; the protein is encoded by the coding sequence ATGATTCGAAGAATTATCCAAATAGATGAAGAAAAATGTAACGGATGCGGTGCGTGTGCCGAAGCTTGTCACGAGGGTGCAATCGGCATGGTAAACGGCAAAGCAACACTTCTGCGAGATGATTATTGTGATGGTTTGGGAGATTGTCTGCCAACCTGCCCGACAGGTGCAATTTCCTTTGTGGAGAGAGAAGCTGCCGCCTATGATGAAAAAGCTGTGCAGGAAAATATGAGGAAAAAAGCGAAAAGCAATCATGCCGCTGTTCCCCATACAGGCTGCCCCGGCAGTCGAATGCAGCGTATTCAACATTCACAAGAAACAACTCCTTCTGCCCGGGTACAGACAGAATCACAGTTGGGACAATGGCCATGCCAAATCAAACTGGTACCGACTAATGCACCATATTTTGACGGCGCAAAATTGTTAATTGCAGCGGATTGCAGTGCATACGCCTATGCCAGAATGCACGAGGATTTCATGCGTGGGAAAATTACGATTATCGGCTGTCCAAAGCTTGACAGCATAGACTACAGCGAAAAGCTGACGCAGATCATTCAAAACAACAACATTCAAAGTGTGACGGTTGTACGCATGGAAGTTCCCTGCTGCGGCGGACTGGAATTAGCTGCCAAAAAAGCGTTGCAGGCAAGCGGAAAATTCATTCCTTGGCAGATTGTTACGATTTCGTTGGGTGGTAAAATTTTGGAATAA
- a CDS encoding 4Fe-4S domain-containing protein codes for MNEQGKAEAYQPANAENQGAVQEAIDSCPVSAIAWED; via the coding sequence ATGAACGAGCAGGGAAAGGCGGAAGCGTATCAACCAGCAAACGCTGAAAATCAAGGTGCTGTACAGGAGGCCATCGACTCGTGTCCTGTGTCTGCAATCGCCTGGGAAGATTAA
- a CDS encoding aldehyde dehydrogenase family protein — MQEKIQKQREFFRGGKPITLSFRKEALKRLGRTIRAHEEEIYEALRKDLNKSKTEAYMCEIGMTLAELSYMLKHIDGWARKRNVLSPIAQFSSDSFTIREPYGVVLIMSPWNYPFMLTIEPLIGAIAAGNCCVVKPSAYAPATSAVICKILRECFPEEYVLAVEGGRVENQALLDQRFDYIFFTGSVTVGKEVMAKAAKHLTPVTLELGGKSPCVVEKSAKLNLTAKRIAFGKLLNCGQTCVAPDYILVERSVKDEFLGYLKKWIVKMYGENATENGDYVKIINQKHFDRVCGLIDQKKVVFGGKWNEETMQIQPTIMDNVVAGDAIIFPSL, encoded by the coding sequence ATGCAGGAAAAGATTCAGAAGCAGAGGGAGTTCTTTCGAGGGGGAAAACCCATTACATTGTCCTTCCGTAAAGAAGCACTTAAACGTTTGGGCCGTACCATTCGTGCCCATGAGGAAGAAATTTATGAAGCCCTGCGGAAGGATTTGAATAAATCTAAAACGGAAGCTTATATGTGTGAGATTGGCATGACACTGGCGGAGTTGTCCTATATGCTAAAGCATATAGATGGCTGGGCAAGAAAAAGAAATGTGCTGAGCCCTATTGCACAGTTTTCCAGTGACAGCTTTACCATTAGAGAGCCTTATGGAGTGGTACTCATCATGTCTCCCTGGAATTATCCTTTTATGCTGACCATAGAACCCCTGATCGGCGCGATTGCGGCAGGGAACTGCTGTGTGGTAAAGCCTTCTGCGTATGCCCCTGCAACCTCTGCTGTCATCTGCAAAATCCTCAGAGAATGTTTCCCTGAAGAATATGTATTGGCGGTAGAAGGAGGCAGAGTGGAAAATCAGGCATTGCTGGATCAGAGATTTGATTATATCTTCTTTACCGGCAGTGTGACCGTGGGCAAAGAAGTGATGGCAAAGGCAGCAAAGCATTTGACCCCTGTGACCCTAGAATTGGGCGGCAAAAGCCCTTGTGTTGTAGAAAAATCCGCAAAGCTGAATCTGACGGCGAAGCGTATTGCATTTGGTAAACTGCTGAACTGTGGGCAGACCTGCGTTGCTCCGGACTATATTCTGGTAGAGCGCAGCGTAAAGGATGAATTTTTGGGCTATCTGAAAAAATGGATCGTGAAGATGTACGGCGAAAATGCGACGGAAAATGGCGATTATGTAAAAATAATCAACCAGAAGCATTTCGACAGAGTATGTGGTTTGATCGACCAGAAGAAAGTGGTATTCGGCGGAAAATGGAACGAAGAGACCATGCAGATCCAGCCCACCATTATGGATAATGTAGTGGCTGGTGATGCCATTATATTTCCTTCGTTATGA
- a CDS encoding transposase, whose protein sequence is MEDVLDVYELPYNPQRPVVCMDEKPYQLLGEARSPLPMRPGNDQKVDSEYVRNGTCSIFAFVEPLGGAHHVSVREHRTAIDWAEEIKYLADVMYPDVEK, encoded by the coding sequence ATGGAGGATGTTCTCGATGTATACGAACTTCCATATAACCCACAACGCCCCGTTGTTTGTATGGACGAAAAACCATATCAGTTACTTGGCGAGGCAAGATCCCCACTTCCTATGCGCCCCGGCAATGACCAGAAAGTAGATTCTGAGTATGTCAGAAATGGTACATGCAGCATTTTTGCATTCGTAGAACCGCTTGGTGGAGCTCATCATGTAAGTGTTCGGGAACATCGGACTGCAATTGACTGGGCAGAAGAAATCAAATATCTTGCCGATGTCATGTATCCAGATGTAGAAAAATAA
- a CDS encoding helix-turn-helix domain-containing protein, whose amino-acid sequence MARPRKYVIKLTDDELKTLKSIIRKSNTSKTIRSRCQIIIDLDEAHGKVLTHEQSARSNGVCLTTVTNTVTKYFSGGIEAVTEFKRNINSDNARRILDGRAEARIIELACGPVPEGHSRWTLRLLEKEAKVVLDTPVSKDAIRRALKKTNFDLTKMNTGAFPQERTQNL is encoded by the coding sequence ATGGCAAGACCAAGAAAATATGTCATTAAACTTACAGATGATGAATTGAAGACATTAAAATCTATAATTCGCAAAAGTAATACATCTAAAACTATTCGAAGCAGATGCCAGATTATTATTGATTTGGATGAGGCTCATGGGAAAGTATTAACCCATGAGCAATCCGCAAGATCAAATGGTGTTTGCCTGACAACTGTAACGAATACAGTGACCAAATATTTTTCCGGTGGCATTGAAGCGGTTACCGAGTTCAAAAGAAATATCAATTCCGACAATGCAAGGCGTATCCTTGATGGACGTGCAGAAGCACGTATTATTGAACTTGCCTGCGGTCCTGTTCCAGAAGGTCATTCCAGATGGACTTTGCGTCTGCTGGAAAAAGAAGCCAAAGTAGTGCTTGATACACCGGTTAGCAAAGATGCTATCCGTAGAGCCTTAAAAAAAACAAACTTCGACCTCACAAAAATGAATACTGGTGCATTCCCTCAAGAGAGGACGCAGAATTTATAG
- a CDS encoding Crp/Fnr family transcriptional regulator, protein MKLSDMQLFRGLEEDDISSLLSCLNSVKRNYKKGEVILSEGSIIENIGIVLSGMAMISCNEIWGNTSILGSVAPGSVFAEVYACIPGQPMLVTVSAVEDTSVLFMNVGRVLTTCTNACPFHTNLARNLLTVCAHKSLQLSQRILHTSSKSIRGRLMSYFSECAKHAGSNSFLIPYNRQQLADYLNVDRSTMCNELSKMQKDGMIEYKKNRILLKD, encoded by the coding sequence ATGAAATTATCCGATATGCAGCTATTCCGTGGGTTAGAAGAAGATGACATCTCCTCGCTTTTAAGCTGTTTGAATAGTGTAAAACGCAATTATAAAAAAGGAGAAGTAATTCTTTCAGAAGGGAGTATTATAGAGAATATCGGCATTGTACTGTCAGGCATGGCAATGATATCTTGTAACGAAATTTGGGGGAATACCAGCATTTTAGGAAGTGTTGCACCTGGTTCTGTATTTGCTGAGGTATATGCCTGTATTCCGGGACAGCCGATGCTGGTTACAGTGTCTGCCGTGGAAGATACCTCTGTGTTGTTTATGAATGTGGGACGTGTTCTGACTACCTGCACAAACGCCTGCCCTTTTCATACAAACCTTGCACGAAATCTACTGACTGTCTGTGCTCATAAAAGTCTGCAACTTTCACAAAGGATTTTGCACACCAGTTCCAAATCCATACGAGGCCGATTGATGTCTTATTTTTCAGAATGCGCAAAACATGCCGGAAGCAATTCTTTTCTGATTCCATATAACCGCCAGCAATTAGCAGATTACTTGAATGTTGACCGCAGTACTATGTGCAACGAGCTTTCTAAAATGCAGAAAGATGGCATGATTGAATATAAAAAAAATCGTATTTTGCTCAAAGACTGA
- a CDS encoding class C sortase, giving the protein MKSKKKKRKITIKDMIRLIVLLVAFSVLLYPTFSSYLNEKNGSKVVSYYDEESVKLSKAEKEQMLEDARAYNQEMLGNIDLIDPFSQEDVEIDARYEGLLNVDGSGMMGYIRIPKINIELPIYHGTSEAVLQAGVGHFWGTSLPVGGESTHTVLTGHRGLPTKTLFTNMDKLEVGDIFYIKVLDETLAYQIDQILTVLPEETDGLSIEPGKDYATLVTCTPFAINTHRLLVRGERIPYEEATKQEPDTNIKPELSFTAKVLIVTIIVIFIGLLIAVIYSIRDRKRRKVRCERR; this is encoded by the coding sequence ATGAAGAGTAAGAAGAAAAAAAGGAAGATAACAATAAAAGATATGATTCGTCTGATCGTGCTTTTGGTTGCATTCTCCGTATTGTTATATCCAACGTTCAGTAGTTATCTGAATGAAAAGAATGGCTCCAAAGTGGTATCCTATTATGATGAGGAAAGCGTAAAGTTGAGTAAGGCAGAAAAAGAGCAGATGTTGGAAGATGCGAGAGCATACAATCAGGAAATGCTGGGAAATATTGATTTGATTGATCCATTTTCGCAAGAAGATGTGGAGATAGATGCTCGCTATGAGGGACTGTTGAACGTAGATGGTTCTGGAATGATGGGATACATTCGTATTCCTAAGATTAATATAGAACTTCCAATTTATCATGGAACAAGTGAAGCAGTTTTGCAGGCAGGTGTCGGACATTTTTGGGGTACATCTCTTCCGGTTGGTGGAGAAAGTACACATACAGTTCTGACTGGACATAGAGGTCTTCCGACAAAAACGCTATTTACCAATATGGATAAACTGGAAGTAGGGGATATTTTTTACATTAAGGTTTTAGATGAAACACTGGCATATCAGATTGATCAGATATTAACAGTTTTACCGGAAGAGACAGATGGGTTATCTATTGAACCAGGCAAGGATTATGCAACACTTGTTACTTGTACACCATTTGCAATCAATACACACAGACTTTTAGTACGTGGAGAGAGAATACCTTATGAAGAGGCAACGAAGCAAGAGCCGGATACAAATATAAAACCGGAGTTATCTTTTACTGCTAAAGTGCTGATTGTAACAATTATAGTAATTTTTATAGGGTTGCTGATTGCTGTAATTTATAGTATACGAGATAGAAAAAGGAGGAAAGTAAGGTGCGAAAGAAGATAA
- a CDS encoding cupin domain-containing protein — protein sequence MSKKMKNIAQSEVLTLREQISYQEGQVVSKTLTQNQAVSITLFSFAKGEEISTHESGGDAFVTCLDGIGKITIDGVEYLLHEGESIVMPAGHPHAVYGQEAFKMLLVVVF from the coding sequence ATGAGTAAAAAAATGAAAAACATTGCTCAATCAGAAGTACTGACGCTGAGAGAACAAATTTCTTATCAGGAGGGGCAGGTTGTCAGCAAAACTTTGACACAAAACCAGGCAGTAAGTATTACCCTGTTCTCATTCGCAAAGGGCGAAGAGATCAGCACCCATGAATCGGGTGGGGACGCCTTCGTCACCTGCTTGGATGGTATCGGAAAAATCACGATTGATGGCGTTGAATATCTGCTGCACGAAGGAGAATCTATTGTCATGCCAGCAGGCCATCCCCATGCGGTATATGGGCAGGAAGCGTTCAAGATGCTTTTAGTAGTTGTATTTTAA
- a CDS encoding transposase — protein sequence MDNLNTHKPASLYKRYPADEARRIMKRLEIHYTPKHGSWLDIAEIELNVMTRQCLNRRIDNISNLRKELSAWEVERNTVAAKVNWQFRTEDARIKLNSLYPTFTTASE from the coding sequence ATGGATAATCTTAATACACATAAACCAGCATCATTGTACAAACGTTACCCTGCTGATGAAGCCAGAAGAATCATGAAGCGGTTGGAGATTCACTACACACCAAAACATGGCAGCTGGCTTGATATTGCAGAAATCGAACTTAACGTCATGACCAGACAATGTTTGAACAGAAGGATTGATAATATTTCAAATCTTCGTAAGGAATTATCAGCATGGGAAGTTGAACGAAATACCGTAGCCGCAAAGGTAAACTGGCAATTTCGAACGGAGGATGCAAGAATTAAATTGAATTCCTTGTATCCGACATTTACTACTGCATCTGAATAA
- a CDS encoding pilin N-terminal domain-containing protein, whose product MRKKIRSIHIILFVMLFLVGSFINISTIHAEAGSRTGSIQIIYKGRNSSDKEVALSGAKFSIFPIQYMKNDELVWENGFKDSGISLQDTSAEAREKQAKQLYAFAKENDISGLMQETDSSGRTSFGELDEGIYLIAQIGNVESGTDKFESAPFLVNIPSEINGNVEYNVTIEPKAEWVSPETPPNNPDKPKDPAPSKSDKPNTIQKIINTVKTGDTTNIVAWFLIAIVSLGLIVGLYKKRKMK is encoded by the coding sequence GTGCGAAAGAAGATAAGAAGTATTCACATTATTTTATTCGTTATGCTTTTTCTTGTCGGTAGTTTTATAAATATTTCAACAATTCATGCTGAAGCAGGAAGCAGAACAGGAAGCATTCAAATTATCTACAAAGGGAGAAATAGTTCGGATAAAGAAGTAGCTCTTTCCGGAGCAAAGTTCTCGATATTTCCAATTCAATATATGAAAAATGATGAGCTGGTCTGGGAAAATGGTTTTAAAGATTCAGGGATATCATTGCAAGATACCAGTGCAGAAGCAAGAGAAAAACAAGCAAAACAATTGTATGCATTTGCGAAGGAAAATGATATTTCAGGCTTAATGCAAGAAACAGATAGTTCGGGACGCACGAGTTTTGGAGAATTGGATGAAGGAATTTATCTGATTGCACAGATTGGAAATGTGGAAAGTGGTACAGATAAATTTGAATCTGCTCCATTCCTTGTTAATATTCCATCTGAAATCAATGGGAATGTAGAATATAATGTAACGATAGAGCCAAAAGCTGAATGGGTTTCACCAGAAACACCACCGAACAATCCAGATAAGCCAAAGGATCCGGCACCTTCAAAATCAGATAAGCCAAATACTATTCAGAAAATAATAAATACGGTAAAAACCGGAGATACAACAAATATAGTTGCATGGTTTTTAATAGCGATTGTTAGTCTTGGTTTGATTGTAGGATTATATAAAAAGAGAAAAATGAAGTAG
- the hcp gene encoding hydroxylamine reductase, which yields MEQKMFCYQCQETAGCKGCTMSGVCGKKPDVAAMQDLLVYVTKGISAITTALRQEGKQVSAKINHLITLNLFTTITNANFDKESIESRIRATLTEKEVLLKQVTNLTVLPEAAKWNGSENWEEKARTVGVLSTENEDIRSLRELITYGLKGLSAYSKHANVLLKDNDEVDTFLQKALAATLNDNLSVEDLIALTMETGKYGVSGMAMLDKANTDSYGNPEITKVNIGVRKNPGILVSGHDLRDLEMLLEQTQGTGVDVYTHSEMLPAHYYPAFKKYPNFVGNYGNAWWKQKEEFESFNGPILMTTNCIVPPKDSYKNRLYTTGAAGYPGCTHIPGEIGEQKNFSAIIEHAKKCVAPSEIETGEIIGGFAHAQVLALADKVVEAVKSGAIKKFVVMAGCDGRAKSRDYYTEFAKALPKDTVILTAGCAKYKYNKLPLGDINGIPRVLDAGQCNDSYSLAVIALKLKEVFGLDDINDLPIIYNIAWYEQKAVIVLLALLYLGVKNIHLGPTLPAFLSPNVAKVLIENFGIAGIGTVEEDMEKFFGINA from the coding sequence ATGGAACAAAAAATGTTTTGCTATCAGTGTCAGGAAACCGCCGGGTGCAAGGGCTGCACCATGTCCGGCGTATGCGGAAAGAAACCTGATGTAGCGGCCATGCAGGATCTGTTGGTCTATGTCACAAAAGGAATTTCGGCTATTACGACTGCATTGCGTCAGGAAGGTAAGCAGGTATCTGCCAAAATCAATCACTTGATTACTCTGAATCTGTTCACTACCATTACCAACGCAAATTTTGATAAAGAGAGCATTGAATCAAGAATCCGTGCTACACTGACCGAAAAGGAAGTTCTGCTAAAGCAAGTTACCAATCTGACTGTTCTGCCTGAAGCCGCAAAATGGAACGGATCTGAAAACTGGGAAGAAAAAGCCAGAACTGTCGGTGTTCTTTCTACCGAAAACGAGGATATTCGCTCTCTGCGCGAGTTAATCACCTACGGTTTGAAGGGACTTTCCGCTTACTCGAAGCACGCAAATGTGCTGTTGAAGGACAACGATGAAGTTGACACATTTCTTCAGAAAGCACTGGCTGCCACGCTGAATGACAACCTTAGTGTAGAAGATCTGATTGCTCTAACAATGGAAACAGGAAAATACGGAGTATCCGGTATGGCAATGCTGGATAAGGCTAACACAGACAGCTATGGAAACCCCGAAATTACAAAGGTAAATATCGGTGTCAGAAAGAACCCCGGCATTCTGGTATCCGGCCACGACCTGCGCGATTTGGAAATGCTGTTAGAACAGACACAGGGAACTGGAGTGGATGTGTATACGCATTCCGAGATGTTGCCAGCTCATTATTATCCCGCTTTCAAAAAATATCCTAACTTTGTTGGTAATTATGGGAATGCTTGGTGGAAACAAAAAGAAGAATTTGAATCCTTTAACGGTCCTATTCTAATGACAACCAACTGCATTGTTCCTCCTAAGGATAGTTACAAAAACAGGCTTTACACTACCGGCGCTGCGGGATATCCGGGATGTACACATATTCCGGGAGAAATTGGCGAACAAAAAAATTTTTCTGCGATTATTGAGCATGCAAAAAAATGTGTCGCTCCGAGTGAAATCGAAACCGGTGAAATCATCGGCGGATTTGCCCATGCACAGGTTCTGGCTTTGGCAGATAAAGTTGTAGAAGCTGTAAAAAGCGGTGCTATCAAAAAGTTTGTGGTTATGGCGGGCTGTGATGGTCGAGCAAAGAGCCGCGACTACTATACAGAATTTGCTAAGGCTCTGCCGAAGGACACTGTCATCCTTACTGCCGGTTGTGCAAAATATAAATATAACAAGTTGCCTTTAGGCGATATCAATGGCATCCCACGTGTTCTGGATGCAGGTCAATGCAATGATTCCTATTCCCTTGCTGTAATCGCCTTGAAACTCAAAGAGGTCTTTGGGCTTGACGATATTAACGATCTGCCAATTATCTATAATATCGCATGGTACGAGCAAAAAGCAGTTATCGTTCTTCTTGCTCTTTTATATCTTGGTGTGAAGAATATCCACCTTGGCCCTACACTTCCGGCATTTCTCAGCCCGAATGTTGCAAAGGTCTTGATCGAGAACTTCGGCATTGCAGGAATTGGCACTGTGGAAGAGGATATGGAGAAGTTTTTCGGTATTAACGCATAA